A window of the Streptomyces albireticuli genome harbors these coding sequences:
- a CDS encoding aspartate aminotransferase family protein: protein MRNTLTFVRVCAALDADMIVDMLHTNVGEAVDEASARQRDHRYVWHPWSPVKETAGDGPILVSGEGYRVRDAAGREYLDAMASAMNSSCGYAHPALIAAAERQLSLLPHFDLSVGTHLPVGRVAERISGLLPEGLGRTLFVNSGSEATEAAVRIAHGYWRNLGRPRDRIVTFAAGYHGTTLVAQHLSGLPTNVTHTVDPFPVTRVELPVPARELRAPESLPPLVEAFERAVLDGTPPAAVFVEAFLNVGGGVVLPSGFLRALRELCDRTGSLLVVDEVFCGFGRTGRMFGFDHEGITPDLVTMSKGLSGGYVPFAALSTTEAVYRSFAADPLIGGLRYGHTTGGHAVACAVALAVLDVLEEQKLVPAAAARGEELLAGLLPLAEHPEVADVRGLGLVATVECHRPEFAAGLVARARERGTLLRRQGCSVMAIPPLVIDRAGVAELVRTTGKALEDH from the coding sequence GTGCGCAACACCCTCACATTTGTACGGGTGTGCGCCGCCCTCGACGCGGACATGATCGTCGACATGCTGCACACCAACGTCGGCGAGGCGGTCGATGAGGCATCGGCCCGCCAGCGCGACCACCGATACGTATGGCACCCGTGGTCCCCGGTGAAGGAGACCGCCGGGGACGGCCCGATCCTGGTATCCGGCGAGGGCTACCGCGTCCGGGACGCGGCCGGCCGGGAGTACCTCGACGCGATGGCCTCGGCGATGAACTCCAGCTGCGGGTACGCCCATCCGGCCCTGATCGCCGCCGCCGAGCGGCAGTTGTCCCTGCTCCCGCACTTCGACCTGAGCGTGGGCACGCACCTGCCGGTCGGCCGGGTCGCCGAGCGGATCTCCGGGCTGCTGCCGGAGGGTCTCGGGAGGACCCTGTTCGTCAACAGCGGTTCCGAGGCCACCGAGGCCGCCGTCCGGATCGCGCACGGCTACTGGCGCAACCTCGGCCGGCCCCGGGACCGGATCGTCACCTTCGCCGCCGGCTACCACGGCACGACGCTCGTCGCCCAGCACCTTTCCGGCCTGCCCACCAACGTGACCCATACCGTGGATCCCTTCCCGGTGACGCGGGTGGAACTCCCGGTGCCCGCCCGGGAGCTACGCGCACCGGAGTCACTGCCCCCGCTCGTGGAGGCATTCGAGCGGGCCGTGCTCGACGGCACGCCCCCCGCGGCGGTGTTCGTGGAGGCGTTCCTCAATGTCGGCGGTGGCGTGGTGCTACCCTCCGGGTTCCTGCGGGCGCTGCGGGAGCTGTGCGACCGGACCGGCTCCCTGCTGGTCGTGGACGAGGTCTTCTGCGGATTCGGCCGGACGGGCCGCATGTTCGGCTTCGACCACGAGGGGATCACGCCCGACCTGGTCACCATGAGCAAGGGCCTGAGCGGCGGTTACGTGCCCTTCGCCGCGCTCAGCACCACCGAGGCCGTCTACCGCTCCTTCGCCGCCGACCCGCTGATCGGCGGGCTGCGCTACGGGCACACGACCGGCGGGCACGCGGTCGCCTGCGCGGTGGCGCTGGCCGTCCTCGACGTCCTGGAGGAGCAGAAGCTGGTCCCCGCGGCCGCGGCGCGCGGCGAGGAGCTGCTCGCCGGGCTGCTGCCGCTCGCGGAGCACCCCGAGGTCGCCGATGTCCGGGGGCTGGGGCTGGTGGCCACGGTGGAGTGCCACCGCCCCGAGTTCGCCGCCGGACTGGTCGCGCGGGCGCGGGAGCGGGGAACGCTGCTGCGCAGGCAGGGATGTTCGGTGATGGCGATTCCGCCGCTGGTCATCGACCGGGCCGGCGTGGCGGAACTGGTCCGTACGACGGGAAAGGCTCTTGAGGACCACTGA
- a CDS encoding acyl-CoA dehydrogenase family protein, protein MPISLSLNSELRPATTSGEQAVSAIAKLHDFLAEQAQATDQEGRFARESVESLAEAGVFAATVPAELGGFGVERLHDLTVITARIARADASVAVAYYMHIALAWYFARVVRFGADNEPGYLPRREWLEAIGERRMLLCSAVAERGADYWNLATTATASYNGWVVNGRKILASLSPAATHFYCRLKAERGEGHHLASAMIPADTPGVHVEDDWQGLGLRGSGSGSVVFSECVVPDESLLVRGPWGKRDPSMLEGRAVSGMGLNGVYLGLAEAARDHALRTLTKPTANGRPRTVSSAGTKSAIAEMEIALTAARGTLSTALQDFDAYLLLNKPQVLTDDMSRAMMKECQSVSLVVERAATTVIDHAMRLTGGSSYQARHPLARAYRDVRAAAFMPPYSPPEEAIDFIADTTLTE, encoded by the coding sequence ATGCCGATTTCCCTGTCACTGAACTCCGAGTTGCGGCCGGCCACCACAAGTGGTGAGCAGGCGGTGTCGGCGATCGCCAAACTCCACGATTTCCTGGCCGAGCAGGCCCAGGCCACCGACCAGGAGGGCCGCTTCGCCCGGGAGAGCGTCGAGTCCCTCGCCGAGGCGGGGGTGTTCGCGGCCACCGTCCCCGCGGAGCTGGGCGGCTTCGGCGTCGAGCGCCTGCACGACCTGACGGTCATCACGGCGCGCATCGCCCGGGCCGACGCCTCCGTCGCCGTCGCCTACTACATGCACATCGCGCTCGCCTGGTACTTCGCCCGCGTCGTGCGCTTCGGCGCCGACAACGAGCCCGGCTACCTGCCGCGGCGCGAGTGGCTGGAGGCCATCGGCGAGCGGCGGATGCTGCTGTGCTCCGCCGTCGCCGAACGCGGCGCCGACTACTGGAACCTCGCCACCACCGCGACCGCCTCCTACAACGGCTGGGTCGTCAACGGCCGCAAGATCCTCGCCTCGCTCTCCCCCGCCGCCACGCACTTCTACTGCCGCCTGAAGGCGGAACGCGGCGAAGGCCACCACCTCGCCAGCGCGATGATCCCCGCCGACACCCCGGGCGTCCACGTCGAGGACGACTGGCAGGGACTCGGCCTGCGCGGATCGGGCTCCGGCAGCGTGGTCTTCAGCGAATGCGTGGTCCCCGACGAGTCCCTCCTGGTCCGCGGCCCCTGGGGCAAGCGCGACCCGAGCATGCTGGAGGGACGCGCGGTGAGCGGCATGGGCCTCAACGGCGTCTACCTGGGCCTGGCCGAGGCCGCCCGCGACCACGCCCTCCGCACCCTCACCAAGCCCACGGCGAACGGCCGCCCCCGCACGGTCTCGTCCGCCGGCACGAAGTCGGCGATCGCCGAGATGGAGATCGCCCTGACGGCCGCCCGCGGCACCCTCAGCACGGCCCTCCAGGACTTCGACGCCTACCTCCTCCTCAACAAGCCGCAGGTGCTCACCGACGACATGAGCCGCGCCATGATGAAGGAGTGCCAGAGCGTCAGCCTGGTCGTCGAACGCGCCGCCACCACGGTCATCGACCACGCCATGCGCCTCACCGGCGGCTCCAGCTACCAGGCCCGCCACCCGCTCGCCCGCGCCTACCGGGACGTACGCGCCGCGGCCTTCATGCCCCCGTACTCCCCGCCCGAGGAAGCGATCGACTTCATCGCCGACACGACCCTGACCGAGTAA
- a CDS encoding RNA polymerase sigma factor yields METAAFTAVRDATRTRLQALESRLGLYAAITRLPERQYDVIVLRYILGYPATRVAEIMGISPATVRSHARGARRRLAHDLHLEWADEGKEWS; encoded by the coding sequence GTGGAGACCGCGGCCTTCACCGCGGTCAGGGACGCCACCCGCACCCGCCTCCAGGCTCTCGAGTCCCGCCTCGGCCTCTACGCGGCCATCACCCGGCTCCCCGAGCGCCAGTACGACGTCATCGTCCTGCGCTACATCCTCGGCTACCCCGCAACCCGCGTCGCGGAGATCATGGGCATCTCACCGGCCACGGTCCGCTCCCACGCGCGCGGAGCGCGACGACGCCTCGCCCACGACCTGCACCTCGAGTGGGCCGACGAAGGGAAGGAGTGGTCATGA
- a CDS encoding DUF3732 domain-containing protein — MTYQIKSLTLYGHRPEQMRVLELHPGRLNIITGDSRTGKTSIWTITDYCMGSSDYPVRAGKVRDYTSIFALQLVRGDQQLFIARPAPENSTSPAPRLCLQFQGVGAPPLSRGDIDFTFPLDAARRMLSEFCGIDRTVRIPAQRGTTMAPSIRHALFFCLQAQNEIANPDHLFHSQGHEWRPQAIRDTLPYFLGAVEPEQALRRARLKQLRAELKNVERQVIQAAQAAPAPGQARALISEAESVGLLPARSDDSVRLDEALSILASVLTHAPGQLEYSDSTDHASLLDRERQELRSRHQQIRARITELRQTLAEESSYLVQARDQRERLASLGLLRTAADGTGQHCPVCDSVVSPVQQTFQVIREDLERLDSDVAFVSDDAPVIQGLIAAEEERLQELRTEVVRNREQREALDAGIREAARFRSQALRAASVQGRISLFLENAARAEHAPPVADTREELKREITDLEEALGSDTQADRLASCLSLINQKIAVKARALSLEHSEHPVRLDLRRLSIVADTPRGPVPLSDMGSGENWLGYHIAALLSLHEWFAEQGRPLPRLLVLDQPSQVYFPSDYDGPQVDLAGEDRTSLLRVYQAINDTVSHLDGDFQVIVMEHADLEDDIFRTAVAERWRGGHAALVPPTWIDQDN, encoded by the coding sequence GTGACTTACCAGATCAAATCGCTGACTCTGTACGGGCACCGTCCCGAGCAGATGCGGGTCCTTGAGCTCCATCCGGGTCGTCTCAACATCATCACCGGAGACTCCCGCACCGGTAAGACATCGATCTGGACCATTACCGACTACTGTATGGGCAGCAGCGACTACCCTGTCCGCGCTGGCAAGGTCCGCGACTACACCAGCATCTTTGCCCTGCAACTGGTACGCGGCGATCAGCAGCTGTTCATCGCCCGTCCGGCTCCCGAGAACAGCACCAGCCCCGCTCCCCGGCTGTGTCTGCAGTTCCAGGGCGTGGGCGCACCCCCGCTATCCCGAGGCGACATCGACTTCACCTTTCCCCTGGATGCTGCTCGACGCATGCTCAGCGAGTTCTGTGGCATCGATCGAACAGTCCGCATCCCTGCGCAGCGCGGTACCACTATGGCGCCGTCCATTCGCCATGCTCTGTTCTTTTGCCTTCAGGCACAGAACGAAATCGCTAACCCTGACCACCTTTTCCACTCCCAGGGGCATGAGTGGCGGCCGCAGGCCATCCGCGACACGCTGCCCTACTTCCTGGGAGCAGTCGAACCTGAACAGGCCCTACGCCGCGCCCGGCTCAAGCAGCTGCGCGCCGAGCTCAAGAACGTCGAGAGGCAGGTCATCCAGGCTGCCCAAGCGGCTCCCGCGCCCGGACAAGCCCGCGCCCTGATATCTGAGGCCGAGAGTGTAGGCCTCTTGCCCGCCCGTTCCGACGACTCCGTCAGGCTCGACGAGGCGCTGAGTATCCTCGCCTCCGTTCTCACCCACGCCCCCGGTCAGCTCGAATACTCCGACTCCACCGACCACGCTTCCCTCCTGGACCGCGAGCGACAGGAACTGCGCTCCCGGCATCAGCAGATCAGGGCACGAATCACAGAGCTCCGCCAGACTCTGGCCGAAGAGAGCAGCTATCTGGTCCAGGCCCGCGACCAGCGTGAACGTCTCGCCTCCCTCGGCCTGCTGCGGACCGCAGCTGACGGCACCGGCCAGCACTGCCCTGTATGCGACAGCGTGGTCTCTCCGGTACAGCAGACCTTCCAGGTGATCCGTGAGGATCTGGAGCGTTTGGACTCCGACGTCGCCTTCGTCAGCGACGACGCCCCAGTCATCCAGGGCCTGATCGCCGCCGAGGAAGAGCGGCTTCAGGAACTGCGCACCGAGGTGGTCCGTAACCGTGAGCAGCGCGAAGCGCTCGACGCCGGCATTCGTGAGGCGGCCCGCTTCCGCAGCCAAGCTCTCCGCGCGGCTTCCGTCCAGGGCAGGATCAGTCTCTTCCTCGAAAATGCGGCCCGCGCTGAACACGCTCCACCCGTCGCTGATACGCGCGAAGAACTGAAACGGGAGATCACTGACCTTGAGGAGGCGCTCGGCTCAGACACGCAAGCCGATCGGCTCGCCAGTTGCCTCTCGTTGATCAATCAGAAGATCGCGGTCAAAGCTCGCGCACTGAGCCTGGAACACTCCGAACATCCTGTACGACTGGACTTGCGTCGCCTCAGCATTGTGGCTGACACTCCTCGCGGCCCGGTGCCCTTGAGCGACATGGGCAGTGGTGAGAACTGGCTGGGGTACCACATCGCGGCCTTGCTGAGTCTGCATGAGTGGTTTGCCGAGCAAGGACGTCCTTTGCCGCGACTCCTGGTACTCGACCAGCCGTCCCAGGTGTACTTTCCATCCGACTACGACGGACCCCAAGTAGATCTCGCCGGTGAGGACCGCACCTCACTGCTGCGGGTCTATCAAGCAATCAATGACACTGTGAGTCACCTTGACGGAGATTTCCAGGTGATCGTGATGGAGCACGCGGATCTGGAAGACGACATCTTCCGCACCGCGGTCGCAGAACGCTGGCGCGGTGGGCACGCGGCCCTTGTCCCGCCGACCTGGATCGACCAAGACAACTGA
- a CDS encoding three component ABC system middle component, with the protein MTVPVELSREERALFNPAFMALVSCRAVQGHQREAGPCPLPIAVTAAVMALQPGIRSLLPGTTKASLPKWAAENQTVRVLMAANAPSLAAMVRPGILLALQTELLSLNDTARLHLRLRAIPATINGTSDTFVAIQKTAHMLGRWLPTGGSAATTLTLLGVRP; encoded by the coding sequence ATGACTGTGCCCGTCGAGCTCAGCCGCGAGGAGCGGGCCCTGTTCAACCCGGCGTTCATGGCCCTCGTCAGCTGTCGCGCCGTTCAGGGACACCAACGCGAGGCGGGCCCCTGCCCCCTGCCTATCGCGGTCACCGCTGCGGTGATGGCCCTCCAGCCGGGCATTCGGTCTCTTCTGCCAGGAACAACCAAGGCCAGCCTGCCCAAGTGGGCCGCGGAGAACCAAACCGTCCGCGTCCTGATGGCAGCCAACGCACCCAGTCTGGCAGCGATGGTCCGCCCCGGCATCCTTCTTGCTTTGCAGACGGAGCTGCTCAGCCTCAACGACACCGCGCGGTTGCACCTGCGCCTTCGCGCGATACCGGCAACGATCAACGGCACCTCAGACACCTTCGTTGCGATCCAGAAGACCGCGCACATGCTCGGCCGCTGGCTACCCACCGGCGGAAGTGCCGCCACGACCCTGACCCTGCTCGGAGTGCGCCCGTGA
- a CDS encoding ABC-three component system protein: MSGKSDPFEASAAALGYLYQLRMALLVCVDHLQAGLDWTVAVEAGDDIETVREDSTDWWQLKHRAPGTRMTDASSDLWKTLRIWATAVSDQQIDLERTNLFLLTTGIAPEGTVGSYLAPSRPGGLRNEAEALKLLNAARANSAAKSSTTLANFAAWDALDTGERLNLLKRIQVLDEADNITKAGDQLEGRAALVVGHTHAQAFLQRLEGWFLQRCIAHLAGRGSGPVTGVEFDDIFDQRRNQFRPDNLPIDADVVDLTGQVTEHTEKTFVRQLTLAGIGNARIRMAVRDYVRAYEQRSRWSNENLLRPGELGRYERRLVEEWERRFYLMVDDLGEDAAESEMRVQAKKIYAWVEQDARYRIRAGCDEAFVTTGSYQMLADEQRVGWHPDFEARLMALLEPAVGR, from the coding sequence ATGAGCGGCAAGTCTGATCCCTTTGAGGCATCCGCAGCGGCGCTCGGCTATCTGTACCAGTTGCGCATGGCTTTGCTGGTGTGCGTGGATCATCTCCAGGCAGGTCTCGACTGGACGGTTGCTGTCGAGGCAGGGGACGACATTGAAACTGTGCGCGAGGATTCAACGGACTGGTGGCAGCTCAAGCACCGTGCGCCCGGGACACGGATGACCGATGCCAGTAGCGACCTGTGGAAGACGCTCCGGATCTGGGCTACGGCCGTCTCCGACCAGCAGATCGACCTGGAGCGGACGAACCTGTTTCTCCTGACGACTGGTATCGCGCCAGAGGGGACCGTCGGGTCTTACCTGGCGCCGAGTCGTCCGGGTGGATTGCGGAACGAAGCCGAGGCGCTGAAGCTGCTGAATGCGGCACGCGCTAACTCTGCAGCGAAGAGCTCGACCACCCTGGCTAACTTCGCAGCATGGGATGCTCTGGATACAGGTGAGCGATTGAACTTGCTCAAACGTATTCAGGTACTCGATGAGGCCGACAACATCACGAAGGCCGGTGACCAGCTGGAGGGCCGGGCTGCCCTGGTTGTCGGTCACACCCACGCACAAGCCTTCCTTCAGCGCCTGGAGGGCTGGTTTCTTCAGCGCTGCATCGCCCACTTGGCGGGCAGGGGGTCTGGCCCAGTCACCGGGGTTGAATTCGATGACATCTTCGATCAGCGTCGCAACCAGTTCCGGCCCGATAACCTTCCCATCGATGCTGACGTCGTCGACCTCACCGGCCAGGTGACCGAGCACACGGAAAAAACCTTCGTGCGACAGCTTACGCTCGCCGGGATTGGCAACGCTCGCATACGGATGGCGGTTAGGGACTATGTCCGGGCTTATGAACAGCGCTCCCGGTGGTCCAATGAGAACCTTCTACGCCCTGGTGAACTCGGCCGTTATGAGCGACGCCTGGTCGAGGAATGGGAGAGGCGCTTCTACCTGATGGTCGACGATCTGGGTGAGGACGCGGCTGAATCGGAGATGCGCGTACAGGCGAAGAAGATCTATGCCTGGGTCGAGCAGGACGCTCGATACAGAATCCGGGCCGGCTGTGATGAGGCGTTCGTTACGACAGGTTCCTACCAAATGCTGGCAGATGAACAACGTGTCGGGTGGCACCCCGACTTCGAAGCCCGGCTGATGGCGCTTCTGGAGCCGGCGGTGGGCCGATGA
- a CDS encoding MBL fold metallo-hydrolase RNA specificity domain-containing protein has translation MTSTSQATARSRPGLLSFLGGVGTVTGSKFMIETDHVRVLVDCGRFQGPAELRRLNWRRFPVDASAVHAVVVTHAHVDHCGYLPRLVRQGFHGDVFCSPNTARLAEIVLRDSARLQMEQADHCNRYGHSKHHPAEPLYDEMDVDRTMRLFRTVEPGAETEVARDTRLILHHAGHILGSTWAFLTLEDGHTLASSGDLGRPVHPLLRPPEPFTGADVLLLESTYGNRRHDSDSSRAVFREALNRTLERGGTVVIPAFAVDRTEVVLHELARLRRAGALPRAVPVYVDSPMALAALRVYEEALVARAPEIRPEVVDAGASVLDPAPFSAARSVEESMAIQEVKGPAVIVSASGMATGGRVLRHLVRLLPDSRNSVVIVGFAAQGTRARDLVDGARTLKMFGGYVPVRADVVSVPGLSAHADAAEILGWLRGAPAPSATYLVHGEPESAAALRDRIDRSLGWTAVVPRSGERVLVR, from the coding sequence ATGACCAGCACTTCACAGGCGACGGCGAGATCCCGGCCTGGGCTGCTGTCCTTCCTCGGCGGCGTGGGCACCGTGACGGGCAGCAAATTCATGATCGAGACTGATCACGTCCGGGTCTTGGTGGACTGCGGTCGCTTCCAGGGGCCGGCCGAGCTGCGCCGCCTGAACTGGCGGCGCTTCCCGGTCGACGCCTCGGCCGTTCACGCCGTCGTCGTCACCCACGCCCATGTCGATCACTGTGGCTACCTGCCCAGACTGGTCAGGCAGGGCTTTCACGGGGACGTGTTCTGCAGCCCGAACACTGCCCGGCTCGCCGAGATCGTGCTGCGCGACAGTGCCCGGCTACAGATGGAGCAAGCCGACCACTGCAACCGCTACGGCCACTCGAAGCACCACCCCGCGGAACCGCTCTACGACGAGATGGACGTCGACCGCACGATGCGGCTGTTCCGGACCGTCGAGCCGGGCGCGGAGACGGAGGTCGCGCGCGACACCCGGCTGATCCTGCACCACGCAGGGCACATCCTGGGCTCCACATGGGCGTTTCTCACCCTGGAGGACGGGCACACGCTGGCCTCCAGCGGTGATCTCGGCAGACCGGTGCACCCGCTGTTGCGACCGCCGGAGCCCTTCACCGGAGCTGACGTACTGCTGCTCGAGTCCACGTACGGCAACCGGCGCCACGACAGCGACAGCAGCCGTGCGGTGTTCAGAGAAGCACTGAACAGGACGTTGGAGCGTGGCGGGACCGTGGTGATCCCCGCGTTCGCCGTGGACCGCACCGAGGTCGTACTGCACGAGCTGGCCCGGCTACGACGAGCCGGCGCGCTCCCTCGTGCGGTGCCCGTGTACGTGGACAGCCCCATGGCACTGGCCGCGCTGCGCGTCTACGAGGAGGCACTGGTCGCACGGGCACCCGAGATACGGCCGGAGGTAGTGGACGCCGGGGCGTCCGTCCTGGACCCGGCTCCTTTCTCGGCCGCACGCTCGGTGGAGGAGTCGATGGCCATCCAGGAGGTGAAGGGCCCGGCCGTCATCGTCTCCGCGTCGGGGATGGCGACCGGCGGCCGCGTCCTGCGCCACTTGGTGCGTCTTCTCCCCGATTCGCGGAACTCCGTCGTCATCGTCGGATTCGCCGCGCAGGGTACCCGGGCCCGCGACCTGGTCGACGGCGCGCGCACGCTCAAGATGTTCGGCGGCTACGTGCCCGTACGGGCGGACGTCGTGAGCGTTCCAGGGCTGTCGGCTCATGCGGACGCGGCCGAGATCCTGGGCTGGCTCCGCGGTGCTCCCGCTCCGAGCGCGACGTACCTCGTGCACGGTGAGCCGGAGTCAGCCGCGGCATTGCGGGACCGTATCGACCGGAGCCTGGGGTGGACCGCGGTGGTGCCCCGGTCCGGCGAGCGAGTACTGGTCCGTTGA
- a CDS encoding cation-translocating P-type ATPase, which produces MPVDTGLLRPGDTPGPGAPPPADRSEVQTLPPSAVVAGLDSSAGGLPETEVVSRTVRFGANELPRAARRAPWRQLASQFTDLFAVVLMVASAITFLAWRLQDPRDVGTLQLAVAILGVVLLNAGIGFFQEYAAERTAESLQAMVPHTCRVLRDGERREVPVRELVPGDVVLLEAGDAVPADCRLVEAYDLSVNNAALTGESDAVARTAEAVAAGPVLQARNFVFMGTDVVVGSAKAVVCATGGATEFGRIFHLAASAPRQRTPLQRQVAVMARRVAVAALATGAVLFAVRLPTGQSLVSSFVFALGVMVALVPEGLPATLSVSLAVGVRRMARRHALVKKLLAVEALGSTTVVCTDKTGTLTQAEMTVVQVWAGGGTHAVSGVGYAPEGEVSGNGQVHGLLRAAALCCDARLVPPSDRQGWRVLGDTTEGALLVAAAKEGLDAASSRAAAPRTAEYPFDPVRKMMSVVCTDSGDDHRAYVKGAPQELLSRCADIDWQGSSRPLTGETRGAVATAIDELAAQGLRVLGVAARTVSGPRPAQDETENGLTLLGLVGMLDPPRPEVSAAVTACRSAGIRIAMVTGDHPLTAEAMARRVGIVREPHPTVVTGDRLDAMEDADLDRLLASSGELLLCRVSPEHKMRVVTAFQRRGEVVAVTGDGANDAPALKHADIGVAMGASGTDVAREAAVMVLLDDSFASIAVAVRLGRSVYQNIRKFLVYLFSHNIAELVPILAATFVGFPLVPISAVQILAIDLGSDVLPALALGTEPPEPDVMDRPPRSRSERLFSTDVVRRFLFLGTIQALGVCAVFFWRVNSAGIPYSAFTADNPVYREAITMTQAGIVVSQFFNALAVRTERQSVLRVGLFSNPALLAAGSLGIGLMAAISYAPPLQAVFHTAPLNAADWALLVCLGLLLLVAEEMRKWWLRYRESSVREGAPR; this is translated from the coding sequence ATGCCGGTCGACACCGGTCTTCTGCGACCGGGTGACACTCCCGGCCCTGGCGCTCCCCCGCCGGCGGACCGGTCCGAGGTCCAGACCCTGCCGCCGTCAGCCGTTGTCGCCGGCCTGGACAGCAGCGCCGGCGGTCTGCCGGAAACGGAGGTGGTATCGCGCACCGTACGTTTCGGTGCGAACGAGCTGCCCCGTGCGGCCCGTAGGGCGCCTTGGCGGCAGCTGGCCTCTCAGTTCACCGACCTGTTCGCCGTCGTACTGATGGTCGCCTCGGCGATCACGTTCCTCGCCTGGAGGCTCCAGGACCCGAGAGACGTCGGCACGCTGCAGCTGGCCGTCGCCATCCTGGGCGTGGTGCTGCTCAATGCAGGCATCGGCTTCTTTCAGGAGTATGCGGCGGAGCGTACGGCGGAGTCGCTGCAGGCGATGGTCCCGCACACCTGCCGTGTGCTGCGCGACGGGGAGCGGCGAGAGGTGCCCGTTCGTGAGCTGGTCCCCGGGGACGTGGTCCTGTTGGAGGCGGGGGACGCGGTGCCGGCGGACTGCCGGCTGGTCGAGGCGTACGACCTGTCCGTCAACAACGCGGCGCTGACCGGAGAGAGCGATGCAGTGGCGCGGACGGCCGAAGCCGTGGCGGCCGGGCCCGTGCTGCAGGCCCGGAACTTCGTGTTCATGGGCACCGATGTGGTCGTCGGCTCGGCCAAGGCCGTCGTCTGTGCGACGGGCGGGGCGACGGAGTTCGGGCGGATCTTCCACCTTGCCGCCTCGGCTCCACGCCAGCGCACCCCGCTGCAGCGGCAGGTGGCCGTCATGGCGCGCCGGGTGGCGGTGGCGGCCCTGGCGACGGGTGCCGTGTTGTTCGCCGTGCGGCTGCCGACCGGGCAGTCGCTGGTGTCGTCGTTCGTGTTCGCGCTCGGGGTGATGGTGGCGCTGGTGCCCGAGGGGCTTCCGGCGACGTTGTCGGTGTCGCTCGCCGTCGGGGTGCGGCGCATGGCCCGTCGGCACGCGCTCGTGAAGAAACTGCTGGCTGTCGAAGCGCTCGGCTCCACCACCGTCGTCTGCACGGACAAGACCGGCACGCTCACCCAGGCGGAGATGACCGTGGTGCAGGTGTGGGCGGGTGGCGGGACGCACGCCGTGTCCGGTGTCGGGTACGCACCCGAGGGCGAGGTCTCCGGCAACGGGCAGGTGCACGGCCTGCTGCGGGCAGCGGCTTTGTGCTGCGACGCGCGTCTGGTGCCGCCGTCCGACCGGCAAGGGTGGCGGGTGCTGGGTGACACGACCGAGGGTGCCCTTCTCGTGGCGGCGGCCAAGGAGGGCCTCGACGCGGCCTCAAGCAGGGCCGCCGCACCCCGTACGGCCGAGTACCCGTTCGACCCGGTGCGCAAGATGATGAGCGTGGTGTGCACGGATTCCGGCGACGACCACCGCGCGTACGTCAAAGGGGCGCCGCAGGAGCTGCTGAGCCGGTGCGCCGATATCGACTGGCAGGGCTCATCCAGGCCCCTGACCGGTGAAACACGGGGCGCGGTCGCCACGGCCATCGACGAACTGGCCGCCCAAGGGCTGCGGGTACTCGGCGTGGCGGCCCGCACGGTCTCCGGCCCCCGGCCAGCTCAGGACGAGACCGAGAACGGGCTGACGCTGCTGGGGCTCGTGGGCATGCTCGACCCGCCCCGCCCGGAGGTCAGCGCCGCGGTGACCGCCTGCCGCTCCGCCGGCATCCGCATCGCCATGGTGACCGGCGACCACCCGCTGACGGCCGAGGCCATGGCTCGTCGCGTGGGCATCGTCCGTGAGCCACACCCCACCGTGGTGACCGGCGACCGCCTGGACGCCATGGAAGACGCGGATCTGGACCGGCTGCTCGCCTCGTCCGGTGAGCTGCTGTTGTGCCGGGTCAGCCCCGAGCACAAGATGCGGGTGGTCACCGCCTTCCAGCGGCGCGGCGAGGTCGTGGCGGTGACCGGCGACGGGGCCAACGACGCGCCCGCCCTCAAGCACGCCGACATCGGCGTCGCCATGGGCGCCTCCGGTACGGACGTGGCCCGGGAAGCGGCGGTCATGGTGCTGCTGGACGACTCGTTCGCCTCCATCGCCGTGGCGGTACGGCTTGGCCGCTCGGTCTACCAGAACATCCGCAAGTTCCTTGTCTACCTCTTCAGCCACAACATCGCGGAGCTGGTGCCCATCCTCGCCGCAACCTTCGTGGGCTTCCCGCTGGTGCCCATCAGCGCCGTACAGATCCTGGCCATCGACCTGGGCTCGGACGTCCTGCCGGCGCTCGCCCTGGGCACCGAGCCGCCGGAGCCCGACGTCATGGACCGCCCCCCGCGCTCGCGGAGCGAACGGCTCTTCTCCACCGACGTCGTACGGCGTTTCCTCTTCCTGGGCACCATCCAGGCGCTCGGCGTGTGCGCCGTGTTCTTCTGGCGCGTGAACTCCGCCGGCATCCCCTACTCCGCCTTCACCGCGGACAACCCCGTCTACCGGGAGGCGATCACCATGACCCAGGCCGGCATCGTGGTCAGCCAGTTCTTCAACGCCCTGGCGGTGCGCACGGAACGGCAGAGTGTCCTGCGCGTCGGCCTGTTCTCGAACCCCGCACTGCTGGCCGCCGGGAGTCTGGGCATCGGCCTGATGGCCGCCATCAGCTACGCGCCCCCGCTGCAGGCCGTCTTCCACACCGCTCCCTTGAACGCGGCCGACTGGGCGCTGCTGGTGTGCCTCGGGCTTCTCCTGCTGGTCGCCGAGGAGATGCGGAAGTGGTGGCTGCGGTACAGGGAATCGTCCGTCCGAGAGGGGGCGCCCCGATGA